GCGTCCAGGCCGATGCCCGCCTCGAAGGCCGCCCGCACGAAGCACAGCCGTTGCAAGGCGGCATCATCGAACAGGCCATAGCCGCCCGGGGTGCACGCCACCGGACGCAGCAATCCGCGCAGCAGGTAGTCGCGCACGATATGCACGCTCACCCCGGCATCAAGGGCCAGCCGGGACACGGTGTAGGCGCTCATTGAAAACCTCCTTTTTTATCCAGCGCAGCAGGAAAGCTGCTTCACGTCCTTGTTGAAGGTCTGCGCCGCAAGCTTCAACCCCTCGACCATTGTCAGGTAGGGGAACAACTGGTCGGCCAGTTCCTGCACCGTCATGCGGTTGCGGATGGCGAGCACCGCCGTCTGGATCAGTTCGCCCGCTTCCGGGGCCACCGCCTGCACGCCGATGAGCCGTCCGCTACCTTCCTCGATGACCAGCTTGATGAAGCCGCGTGTGTCGAAGTTGGCAAGCGCTCGCGGAACGTTGTCGAGTGTCAGCGTGCGACTGTCGGTCTCGATGCCATCGTGGTGCGCTTCCGCCTCGCTGTAGCCCACGGTGGCGACTTGCGGGTCGGTGAACACCACTGCCGGCATCGCGGTCAGATTGAGGGCTGCGTCGCCGCCGGTCATGTTGATCGCGGCACGGGTGCCGGCGGCCGCTGCCACGTAGACGAACTGCGGCTGGTCGGTGCAGTCGCCGGCCGCGTAGATGTTCGGGTTGCTCGTGCGCATGCCTTGGTCGATAACGATGGCCCCTTGCGCATTGACAGTGACCCCCGCCGCGTCCAGCGCGAGGCTGCGCGTATTCGGTGCCCGACCGGTGGCAACCAGCAACTTGTCAGCGCGCAATTCACCGTGTCCGGTGGTCAGCACGAATTCGCCGTTCACATGGGCGACCTGGCTGGCTTGCGTGTGCTCCAGCACCTCGATGCCCTCGGCGCGGAAAGCGGCTGTCACGGCCTCGCCGATGGCCGGGTCTTCCCGGAAGAACAAGGTGCTGCGTGCCAGGATCGTGACCTGGCTGCCGAGCCGGGCAAAGGCTTGCGCCAGTTCCAACGCCACCACCGACGAACCGATCACGGCCAGGCGTGCGGGAATGGTGTCGCTGACAAGCGCTTCGGTGGAAGTCCAGTAGGGTGACTCTTTCAGGCCCGGAATCGGCGGCACGGCCGGACTGGCACCGGTGGCGACCAGGCAGCGGTCGAACGTTACCTCGCGCTCGCCACCCTCGTTCAAACGGACGACCAGGCTCTGGTCGTCCTTGAAACGCGCTTCACCGTGCAAAACGGTGATGGCTGGATTGCCGTCCAGGATGCCTTCGTATTTGGCGTGCCGCAGTTCATCGACACGGGCCTGCTGCTGGGCCAGCAGTTTGCTGCGGTCAATCGCAGGCACAGTTGCCGCAATACCGCCGTCGAACGGACTTTCCCGGCGCAGATGGGCAATATGGGCAGCGCGGATCATGATCTTGGACGGCACACAGCCGATATTGACGCAGGTGCCGCCGATGGTGCCGCGTTCGATCAGCGTGACCGTCGCGCCTTGCTCGACGGCCTTCAGCGCCGCCGCCATCGCGGCCCCGCCGCTGCCAATGATGGCGATATGCAAACCGGCGCCCTCAAGTGCATCACGGATTTTTGGTTCATCTTTGAAATCACCAACCCGGATCGAGCCTTGATAACCCAATGCGGCGATGGCGGCCAGCAGTTGGTTGTGGCTCACGGCGGTGTCTGCCATGACTTGCGCGCGGCTTTCTGGATAGGACACCACAGCGGCATTCACGCCGGGAATCTTTTCCAAAGCATCTTTGACATGGGTGGCGCAGGATGTGCAGGTCATGCCATTCACGGTGATTTCGGTCATTTTTTTACTCCATTGAATTTCGGGGTGCAGCAGGCATCGGCTTGGCGTTTTCGTTGGATGGCGTAGATGGTCAAGCCGATGAAAATCGCCAGCGCAGGCAGCAGCACATAGTCCAGATAGCCGGTCAGCGCGGACAAGCCGACCACACCGAGCAAAATGACCAGAACAGGGGTGAAGCAACACAGCGCCACGAGGGTTGTGCCAATGATGCTGACCCGCAGCAGTGTCTTCGGGTCTTTCATGATCAGTTCTTGACTGATGATGGGTAGCCCGCATCCTCGGTAGCCTTGGTCAGTTTCTGCACGCTGGTCTTGGCATCATCGAAGGTGACCACCGCTTCGCGCGTCTCGAAGGTCACGTCAACTTTACTGACGCCATCGACCTTGGAAATCGCCTTCTTGACAGTGATCGGACAGGCCGAGCAGGTCATGCCCGGTACGGACAGCGTAACGGTCTGGGTGGCGGCCCACACGGGGGCAACAACGGCAGCGAGGGCAAGGGCGGAAAGCAGCTTTTTCATGGTGAACTCCTGTGATCAATAGAAAAATGGCACGACGTAGGGAAATCCGAGCGCGACCAAAACCAGCACGGCCACGCCCCAGAAAATGAGCTTGTAAGTAGCTCGCACTTGGGGAATCGCGCAAACCTCACCCGGTTTGCAGGCGGCTGACGGCCGGTAGATGCGCCGCCAGGCGAAGAACAACGCCACCAGCGCCACGCCGATAAAGATGGGGCGATAGGGTTCCAACACCGTCAAGTTGCCGATCCAAGCGCCGCTGAACCCCAAGGCGATCAGAACCAGCGGCCCGAGGCAGCAAGCCGAGGCGAGGATGGCGGCCAGCCCGCCAGTGAAGAGCGCGCCGCGCCCGTTTTGAGGTTCAGACATACGTTTGTCCTTTCGAATCTGAATTGGATAGCTTAAGCTTACTTCCGTAGTTATGTACGGAGTCAAGCGATATGGAAAACAATTTGGAGAACCTGACCATTGGCGTTTTCGCCAGGACGGCCGGGGTCAATGTGGAGACCATCCGGTTCTATCAGCGCAAGGGCTTGCTCCCGGAACCGGACAAGCCTTACGGCAGCATTCGCCGCTATGGCGAGACGGATGTAACGCGGGTGCGCTTCGTGAAATCAGCCCAGCGGTTGGGCTTCAGCCTGGATGAGATCGCCGAGCTGCTGCGGCTGGAGGATGGCACCCATTGCGAGGAAGCCAGCAGCCTGGCCGAGCACAAGCTCAAGGACGTGCGCGAGAGGATGGCTGACCTGGCGCGCATGGAGGCCGTGCTGTCTGATTTGGTGTGCGCCTGCCATGCGCGGAAGGGGAACGTTTCCTGCCCGCTGATTGCGTCACTGCAAGGGAAGAAAGAACCGCGCAGTGCGGACGCGGTGTAGCCCGAGGGAACTACGCCTTAGCGTGCTTTATTTTCCGTTTTCTGAGGCGACTCCAACGTCAGAAAAGACCGTGCGGTCGACTTTTGATATTTCGTGCTGTCGCCTTCTGAAAGTGACATCCCTGCCCTGATTTATCTGGCGTTGAAACGTTGCAAAAGTCAGTCGCAAATTCTCTATCATGTGCGATGACATTTGCAACACGATGGGGACGCCTTGAAAGACAAACACGGGGTGCTGATCGGATACGCCAGGGTATCGACCGATGACCAGGACTTGAGGAATCAGCGCGACGAGCTGCACGCGGCCGGTTGCTCGCGCATCTTTGCCGAGAAGATCACTGGCACTCACGCGAAGCGGCCGGAGTTGGCCCGGATGCTTGATCATTTGCGCGCCGGCGATGTGGTGATGGTCACGCGCCTGGACCGGCTGGCCCGCAGCACGCGGGATCTGCTTGACATTGCCGAGCGGTTGCAGGCTGTAGCCGCGGGCCTGCGCAGCTTATCCGAGCCGTGGGCCGACACGACCAGCCCGGCCGGCCGCATGGTGCTAACAGTGTTCGCCGGCATTGCCGAGTTTGAGCGCTCCCTCATCATCGACCGCACCAGGCGCGGCCGTGATGCGGCTAAGGCCAGGGGCGTGCAGTTCGGCCGCCGCCCTACCCTCACCGTCGGCCAAATCGAACACGCCCGCGAACTGCTCGCAGATGGTCGCACGGCGAGCGATACGGCCAAGCTGCTAAAGGTGCATAGGGCGACTTTGTACCGGGCGCTGCGCGGGCAGGAAAGCAGCTAGGCAGGGGCTTGACTAGCGTGAGGCGGACGGGCGTGTGAAGGTCGGGAAAACTGCCCTCTACATCTACCAGCTCAGACGAGCTCGCGCGTGATCAAGCCTCTCACGAGTTCAGCGATGGAAATCCCGGCTTCTGCTGCTCGAACTTTTAAGCGGCGGTGCAGATCTGGATCGAGATCCAAGTTGAGGCGGATCGGCTTAGCAGGCCGGTTCCCTGCCTGAGATTGAACCATCGCGGCGCCGGCGGCGAACTCGGCATGCGTCATCGGCTCGCTGGACGGATGGCTCCCGCTCTTTGCCGCGATCTTGAATTTACTCATTTACTCAACTCCATTGAGTTAATCATTTGCTCACTCAAGCGGATGGCTCGAGCTCGAAAAATTCTTGGGCTAGTAGCTGGATCTCAGCGCGGGCCTGCGAGTTATCGAGCTCGATAACACCGCGTCCAGCGAGCAGCGCGTCACGGTAGACCTTTCGATCGCGGATCACGGTATCGGCCAGCTCGATCTGATCGAATTGGGCCAACAATTCGCGGGCGTCTTCGACCTCTCGAATGACGGGATTGGACGGCGCCATCGACAGGACTGCCGCAGCTTTGAGGTCTGGATTTAGTCCACGGGCCAAGCCGATGAGCTCGTTCACCTTCGGCAGCGTCTCCAGGTCGGCTTGGCTTGCGCGGATCGGCGTGAGGAACAGATTTGCGACGGCTAATGCTGTGCGCAGTTCGCGAGAATCGCGCCCGCCTGCGTCGACGACGATGACCTGGTAGCGGCGTACGAGATCGCGCAGCGTGGCCGCCACGTCCCCCGTCCGTTGCACACATGGGACGGATGGTTGTATCGCGGCTTCGTCCCGGCGTTCGATGAAGCGAGCACAGGTTGCCTGTCCATCGGTGTCTACAAGCACGACATCGACTTGGTGATGTGCCAGGTGAACGGCCAAGTTGCTCGCGAGAGTCGATTTGCCGACACCGCCTTTTTCCCCGCCGACCAGAACGATCATTGCACCCCTCCTTGAGTTGAGTGTATGAGTTGATTTTATGAGTTGAGTAATTGAGTGTCAATGCGGTTGAACTGTTGGCCTCACAACTTGCGAAAATAGGGGCCGCTCGCGACAGCTAGGTGTAGCCTGATGCTCTTGTCGCTACGCTCTTTCCCCTGAGAAGCAATGAAGCTGACCGACTTCTACATTGGCTTGGAATTTCTTGGGCCCGCTGGCTTCTGCTGGCGTTGCACCGACGTGGGCACACGCACCATCGCAGCGATTCGGCTCGAGCACGAAGATCCGGCCTGGTATCGAGGGCCTCCGTATGTTGTAAAAGAGGAGATATTCGACGAGCGCGAAATCGAGAGATGCCATCTGACAGAGGAGGAAGCCATTCTCGCGTCGATCGAGGAGGCCGACACGTCTGGACATCCGGGCTATCCCGATGAGGTCGCGAACAAAATGATGAGGGCTCGTTTGGAGGAAAGCGGGACACGCTATCCGCACCGAGGAGTGCTGCGGTTTGACCGGCTGGCTGTCGACGGCGAACTACTGCACCCGTACGCCGCACGCGGAGATAGCGAGCGGTGGATTGTGCTTCTCTATCTACCGTTTCAGCAGGCGTTTGACGAGATGCCCGAGTTGGATTTCATCGCGCTGCCCACCGCGACAGCCGCCGATGTGCGTGCTCGAGCTGATCGCCCGTCTGCAGCGGGCTCCGCAAACACTCAACTCATTTGAGTTGAGTGTTTGCGTACATACGTACGTACAGTTATTCTGACATTTTTCGGGGTAGCCTGACGCCAACAGAAAATGTCAGAATAGCCGGCCCTGCGGGTCCGGTTTGAACTTGAATAGAAAGCTCGCGACCTTGCGGCCCGCCGGCTTCACGGGTTCCCACTCAATGGCAAGGCTATTTTTTTCTTGCAATTCCTTCACGGCCGGCTCGATGACGCGGCGGCGCAGTTGGCCCGAGTCCTTCACGCAACTGTCCGGCGCACCCATAGCTTGGCAAAACTCGTCGTAAAGAATGGCGGCGACGCCGGTATCGCGGTACTGCGCAATGATTTCAAGCAGGCGCCACGAATAGATCGACCGTAGATCGGCCGCATGCCGTAGCTTGTACTTCGTGAACTCGCTTTCGATGCCGAGCAGGTAGGGGGCGATGCTGGGTGAAAACTTTAGATCCACCCAGCCGGCGGTTGTCGTATCCGCTTTTTCGTAGATCCACCGCACCGACCGGCGCTTCGTCTCTTTCTTGCCCCGCGAGATGACATCCTCATCCCACTCTACGCGGCATTCAAAGAGGTCTTCTGCGGCTTTCTTGAGCTCGCTATAGGCGTGCCTAGCCTCAATGTGTGGATACGCTTCGATGAATTCCTTTGCCGTCACGCGGATGGTCCAACCAGGAGCAGCGCCGGTCGCTGGATCCAGACGCATAGCCCGATCTTTCAGCATTTTTGTTTTCGGGTTGCACTTGGCGATCGCAAGTGCGAGCAGTCGCTTTTCGGACAGCTTCATACGCTGGATACGGCGCACCAGCTCGTTTTTGATCGTCACGCTTCGCTCGCGCGTGTCGGGGTCGGGCAGCTTGGCAAGGTCGGCCATTCTGACATTTTCCGGGTTACTCTGACATCAATAATTCTATGTCAGAATTCCATGAGGCGACAAGCGTCGATTGCTCGAAAAATGAGCACGCACCCGAAAAACGCCCGACTACCCCGGAATTTGTCAGATACGCCCCGAAAAACGCCCGACTACCCCGAAAAATGCCCGACTACCCCGAAAAATGTCAGAGGCACACCGCGCAAACCCTTTCCCCTATTGGCTTTACGCGATCCTACAAAGGTGTTTACAAACAGGGTTTACAAACAAGGACAAATATATCTACAAAGGCCCGAAGCAAGCGCCTGTTGATAACTGTCGCCCTCCGCGTTTCAACTCCACCCCGGCCGCTCCGCAACCACCCCGTGATGGGCAATAAGTGCGCGCCTCTGGCGCGTGAATAACCCCACAACAAAACCTTATCCAGACGAACAAAGCCGCGGCTGTTGGCGCGGCGCTAGCACGCCATCTGCAGTAGTCACCAGCCAACGTATCGACCCGCACCCGTCCTCCTCAGAAAACCAACGCATAGCAAGAGCTTGTGGGGCTATGGCCTAACCGCCCGACGCGGCAAAGCCGCGCCGCGCGCTAAGGCCGGCATAAATCGCGCTCGCCGCGTCGCTCCGCGCCACGCCGACCGCTCAAGCCGGATCGTGTGCGATCCATCGCCGGATGAGTTCGTGCACCACATCGGCTGCATAGCTTGCAGAGAAGGGCGGGGGCCCAGGGCAAATCATCCCTGGTGGCCTAAATCGGCCTTCTGCCGGGCTGGCAATGGATGAGTGAGGGGGAAGCCTATCGTGAGGCCCTCTGGCGGCTCCCACGTGCAATCGTTCAGCTCGTCGAGAGAGCGCACTTTGATCTTGCAGCTTTTCATATCATATCGTATCATATCAATTGTATCGTTTCATATCATATCGTGAGGTCATATGGGTCGCGAAGCGAATATCACTACCGAGCAGGTCGACGCAATTGCGGACGCGATGAAGGCGGAGGGTGTCAAACCGACGCTACGCGGCGTGCGTGAGCGGTTGGGGACGGGCAGTTTGGGAACCGTCGCCAAACTCTTGCAGCGCTGGAAAGCTGGGCAGGAGCGTCAGCCGAATGCGGCGCTCGCCGTTCCGCCGGCATTGCAACGTGCAATCGTGGACTGGATGGATCAGGAGCTCACTGCTGCGCGCGCGACGCTCGAAGCCGAACTCGCCGACCAGCAGCAGGCTGCAGCCGACCTTGCGAGTGA
This DNA window, taken from Burkholderia gladioli, encodes the following:
- the merP gene encoding mercury resistance system periplasmic binding protein MerP → MKKLLSALALAAVVAPVWAATQTVTLSVPGMTCSACPITVKKAISKVDGVSKVDVTFETREAVVTFDDAKTSVQKLTKATEDAGYPSSVKN
- the merF gene encoding mercury resistance system transport protein MerF — encoded protein: MKDPKTLLRVSIIGTTLVALCCFTPVLVILLGVVGLSALTGYLDYVLLPALAIFIGLTIYAIQRKRQADACCTPKFNGVKK
- the merD gene encoding mercury resistance co-regulator MerD, with the translated sequence MSAYTVSRLALDAGVSVHIVRDYLLRGLLRPVACTPGGYGLFDDAALQRLCFVRAAFEAGIGLDALARLCRALDAADGDEAAAQLAVLRQFVERRREALADLEVQLATMPTEPAQHAESLP
- the merA gene encoding mercury(II) reductase, giving the protein MTEITVNGMTCTSCATHVKDALEKIPGVNAAVVSYPESRAQVMADTAVSHNQLLAAIAALGYQGSIRVGDFKDEPKIRDALEGAGLHIAIIGSGGAAMAAALKAVEQGATVTLIERGTIGGTCVNIGCVPSKIMIRAAHIAHLRRESPFDGGIAATVPAIDRSKLLAQQQARVDELRHAKYEGILDGNPAITVLHGEARFKDDQSLVVRLNEGGEREVTFDRCLVATGASPAVPPIPGLKESPYWTSTEALVSDTIPARLAVIGSSVVALELAQAFARLGSQVTILARSTLFFREDPAIGEAVTAAFRAEGIEVLEHTQASQVAHVNGEFVLTTGHGELRADKLLVATGRAPNTRSLALDAAGVTVNAQGAIVIDQGMRTSNPNIYAAGDCTDQPQFVYVAAAAGTRAAINMTGGDAALNLTAMPAVVFTDPQVATVGYSEAEAHHDGIETDSRTLTLDNVPRALANFDTRGFIKLVIEEGSGRLIGVQAVAPEAGELIQTAVLAIRNRMTVQELADQLFPYLTMVEGLKLAAQTFNKDVKQLSCCAG
- the merT gene encoding mercuric ion transporter MerT, coding for MSEPQNGRGALFTGGLAAILASACCLGPLVLIALGFSGAWIGNLTVLEPYRPIFIGVALVALFFAWRRIYRPSAACKPGEVCAIPQVRATYKLIFWGVAVLVLVALGFPYVVPFFY
- a CDS encoding replication initiation protein, whose translation is MADLAKLPDPDTRERSVTIKNELVRRIQRMKLSEKRLLALAIAKCNPKTKMLKDRAMRLDPATGAAPGWTIRVTAKEFIEAYPHIEARHAYSELKKAAEDLFECRVEWDEDVISRGKKETKRRSVRWIYEKADTTTAGWVDLKFSPSIAPYLLGIESEFTKYKLRHAADLRSIYSWRLLEIIAQYRDTGVAAILYDEFCQAMGAPDSCVKDSGQLRRRVIEPAVKELQEKNSLAIEWEPVKPAGRKVASFLFKFKPDPQGRLF
- the merR gene encoding Hg(II)-responsive transcriptional regulator; this encodes MENNLENLTIGVFARTAGVNVETIRFYQRKGLLPEPDKPYGSIRRYGETDVTRVRFVKSAQRLGFSLDEIAELLRLEDGTHCEEASSLAEHKLKDVRERMADLARMEAVLSDLVCACHARKGNVSCPLIASLQGKKEPRSADAV
- a CDS encoding ribbon-helix-helix protein, encoding MSKFKIAAKSGSHPSSEPMTHAEFAAGAAMVQSQAGNRPAKPIRLNLDLDPDLHRRLKVRAAEAGISIAELVRGLITRELV
- a CDS encoding recombinase family protein yields the protein MLIGYARVSTDDQDLRNQRDELHAAGCSRIFAEKITGTHAKRPELARMLDHLRAGDVVMVTRLDRLARSTRDLLDIAERLQAVAAGLRSLSEPWADTTSPAGRMVLTVFAGIAEFERSLIIDRTRRGRDAAKARGVQFGRRPTLTVGQIEHARELLADGRTASDTAKLLKVHRATLYRALRGQESS
- a CDS encoding division plane positioning ATPase MipZ; amino-acid sequence: MIVLVGGEKGGVGKSTLASNLAVHLAHHQVDVVLVDTDGQATCARFIERRDEAAIQPSVPCVQRTGDVAATLRDLVRRYQVIVVDAGGRDSRELRTALAVANLFLTPIRASQADLETLPKVNELIGLARGLNPDLKAAAVLSMAPSNPVIREVEDARELLAQFDQIELADTVIRDRKVYRDALLAGRGVIELDNSQARAEIQLLAQEFFELEPSA